A genomic region of Dreissena polymorpha isolate Duluth1 chromosome 4, UMN_Dpol_1.0, whole genome shotgun sequence contains the following coding sequences:
- the LOC127879136 gene encoding uncharacterized protein LOC127879136 — MHGLGNSSKSAVIEYKVDDSTPEPSDIQCQQSQKAASVSSTPSKKEKTPQKRKIGDVTAYQERLMNLQEQQLELKRMKIEEMQKMRKVEEQKLEELKKIHTSVDALLSFVMLNQC, encoded by the exons ATGCATGGTCTGGGTAACTCATCCAAGTCTGCTGTAATTG AATACAAGGTTGATGACAGCACGCCTGAGCCCAGTG ATATTCAGTGTCAGCAAAGTCAGAAAGCTGCCAGTGTGAGTTCCACACCAA GCAAAAAAGAGAAGACGCCACAGAAAAGGAAAATAG GAGATGTTACAGCTTACCAGGAAAGGCTGATGAACTTACAAGAGCAGCAGCTTGAACTAAAGCGAATGAAAATAGAGGAAATGCAGAAGATGCGAAAGGTTGAAGAGCAGAAGTTGGAGGAATTGAAGAAGATCCATACTTCTGTGGATGCCCTTTTGTCATTTGTTATGCTAAATCAGTGTTAA